One genomic window of Pelecanus crispus isolate bPelCri1 chromosome 18, bPelCri1.pri, whole genome shotgun sequence includes the following:
- the GJC1 gene encoding gap junction gamma-1 protein has translation MSWSFLTRLLEEIHNHSTFVGKIWLTVLIVFRIVLTAVGGESIYYDEQSKFVCNTEQPGCENVCYDAFAPLSHVRFWVFQIILVATPSVMYLGYAIHKIARMVEHSEADRRIRSKSFSMRWKQHRGLEEAEEDHEEDPMMYPEIELESERENKEQQAPAKAKHDGRRRIREDGLMKIYVLQLLARTTFEIGFLVGQYFLYGFEVSPIFVCSRKPCPHKIDCFISRPTEKTIFLLIMYGVSCMCLLLNVWEMLHLGFGTIRDTLNNNRKELEDSGTYNYPFTWNTPSAPPGYNIAVKPEQMQYTELSNAKMAYKQNKANIAQEQQYGSNEENIPADLENLQREIKVAQERLDLAIQAYNNQNNPGSSREKKSKAGSNKSSASSKSGDGKNSVWI, from the coding sequence ATGAGTTGGAGTTTTCTGACCCGTCTGTTAGAGGAGATCCACAATCACTCAACCTTTGTTGGCAAAATCTGGCTGACAGTGTTGATTGTATTTCGCATCGTCCTAACTGCCGTGGGAGGAGAATCCATTTATTACGATGAACAAAGCAAGTTTGTGTGCAACACGGAGCAGCCTGGCTGCGAGAATGTTTGTTACGACGCTTTCGCTCCTCTTTCGCATGTGAGGTTTTGGGTCTTTCAGATCATTCTTGTTGCCACGCCATCTGTGATGTATTTAGGCTACGCAATTCATAAAATTGCCCGGATGGTGGAACACAGCGAAGCTGACAGAAGAATCAGAAGCAAAAGCTTTTCCATGCGCTGGAAACAACACCGTGGCTTAGAGGAAGCTGAGGAGGACCACGAGGAAGACCCGATGATGTACCCAGAAATAGAGCTGGAAAGCGAACGGGAAAACAAAGAGCAGCAGGCCCCTGCCAAAGCTAAGCATGATGGCAGGCGGCGAATCCGTGAAGATGGACTCATGAAAATTTATGTGCTGCAGCTTCTGGCGAGGACGACGTTTGAAATCGGCTTTCTCGTGGGTCAGTATTTTTTGTATGGCTTTGAGGTCAGCCCCATATTTGTGTGCAGCAGGAAGCCGTGCCCGCACAAGATAGATTGTTTCATTTCAAGGCCAACCGAAAAGACCATTTTCCTGCTAATAATGTATGGGGTGAGCTGCATGTGTTTACTTTTGAATGTCTGGGAGATGCTCCATTTGGGATTTGGCACAATCCGGGACACATtgaacaacaacagaaaagagcTGGAAGACTCTGGTACCTATAACTACCCTTTCACTTGGAATACGCCGTCTGCTCCTCCTGGCTATAACATTGCGGTCAAGCCGGAGCAAATGCAATACACTGAACTGTCCAACGCCAAAATGGCCTACAAACAGAACAAAGCCAATATAGCTCAGGAGCAGCAGTATGGGAGCAACGAAGAAAACATTCCTGCCGACCTGGAAAATCTGCAGAGGGAAATTAAAGTGGCTCAGGAGCGCCTGGACCTCGCGATCCAGGCTTACAACAACCAAAACAATCCTGGCAGTTCCAGAGAGAAGAAATCCAAAGCAGGCTCAAACAAAAGCAGTGCCAGTAGCAAGTCAGGAGATGGGAAGAACTCTGTCTGGATTTGA